From the genome of Trueperaceae bacterium:
GCGCGGCCTCGGCGCGGCGCTGCAGCGCGCCGCCGCCGGCTCCATGGAGGGCACCGAGGCGCTCGGCCGCCACATCCAGGAGGGCGTGAGGCACCACGAGACGGTGGCGGCGTTCGGGGCGCGGCGCTTCATGCTGCGGCGCTTCGACGCCGTGAACAGGTCCACCGCCGCCGCGGGCGCCAGGCGCAGCCTGTTGGCCGGGCTGCAGGTCCCCGTGACGCAGGTGCTGCTCTACGGGGCGCTCGGCGCCGTCGTCGTCGTGCTCGCGGGCGGGGTGCGGCGCGGGGAGCTCACGGTGGGCGAGATGGTCTCGTTCCTCACGCTGGTGGCCCTCGCCGCCGGACCGGCGCAGCTCCTCCCGGCCGCGTATGCGCTCTACCGCCAGGCCGCCGCCGCGGCGCGGCGCGTGGAGGCGCTGGCGCGGGAGCGTCAGCCGGCGGAGGGCGCGCCGTCCGACGCGACGCGTCCGTCGGGCGCCGACGCCGGCCGCGCCGCCGAGCCGGCGGGGCCCACCGCACCAGGTCCCGAGGTCGGGTCGGCCGCGGACGCTTCCGGCCCCGCGCGCCCCGTGCCCACGCCCGCGCCCGGCGCCGCCGGGCACGCCCTCAGCCTGCGCGGCCTGGCCACGGGCTTCGACGCCGAGCGACCCGTGCTCACGGGCCTCGACCTCGACCTGCCCCCGCGCGGGCTCTTCGCCGTCACCGGCCCCAGCGGCGTGGGCAAGACGACCCTCCTCAGGACGCTGCTCGGCCTGCTCCCGCCGGTGGCGGGCCGCGTGGTCTGGGGCGACCGGGAGCTGCGCGACGTGCCGGACGAGGAGCTGCGGCGTCTCGTCGCCTACGTGCCGCAGGGCCACGAGCTCGTCTCCGGCACGGTGCGCGAGGCCCTGGCGCTGGGCCGCGAGGTGGCCGACGACGACCTGTGGGCCGCGCTCGAGGCGGCCGGCGTCGCGCGGACGGTGGCGGACCTGCCGGGCGGGCTGGACGCCGAGCTGGGCGAGGACGGCTCAGGCCTCTCCGGCGGCCAGAGGCAGCGCCTGGCGATCGCGAGAGCCCTCGTCGGCCGTCCCGCCGCCCTCCTGCTCGACGAGCCCACGTCGAACCTCGACGAGGCCGCGGAGGCCGGCGTCGTCGAGCTGCTGGCGCGGCTCGGTCGGGAGAGGCTGGTGCTGGCCGTCAGCCACAGGCCCGCGCTGGCGGCGGCGGCGGACGCGGTCATCGAGCTGGGCCCCGCGGACGGTGCGGGCAGGACGCTGGCCGCGCGCGGGGCGGCATCGGAGCGCGCTTGATCTACGACGACGCCCCCGACCTCTACGACGCCCACTACCTCGCCTACCGCGACGACATCCCCTTCTACACGCGCCTCGCCGCCGACACGGGCGGGCCGGTGCTCGAGCTCGGCGCTGGCACCGGCCGCGTGACCGAGGCACTCGCGCGGGCCGGCCACGAGGTCGTGGGCGTGGACGCCGCGCCGGCGATGCTGGCGCGGGCGCGCCGGCGCCTGGAGGTGGCCGGCCTCCTGTGCCGGGTGAGCCTCGTCGAGGCCGACATGCGCGACCTCAGCCTGGGCCGGCGCTTCCCCCTCGTCATCGCGCCCTTCAACGCCCTCATGCACGCCTACACGCTCGACGACCAGGACCGCACCATGGCCGGGGTCGTGGACCACCTGGAGGACGACGGGCTGTTCGCCTTCGACCTCTACGCGCCGCGTCACGGTCCGCGCCGGGTCGTGCGGGTCGAGCCGGAGGTCGGCGCCGACGCGGCGGGGCCGGGCGAGCGGCACGACGTCTTCCTCGTGCAGGAGGTCGACGAGCTGGCGCAGCTCGCGACCACGACCTACTACCACGACACCGTGGGCGCCGGCGGCGTCCTCACGCGCCGCGTCACGGCGCTGCGGCAGCGGTACTACACGCGCTTCGAGGTCGAGAGGCTGTGCCGCGCCTTCGGCCTGCGGCTCGAGGTGTACGGCGGCTTCGACCGCTCGCGCCTCACCGCCGACAGCCCCGTCATGGCCTGTCTGGCCAGGCGCGGCCCAGCAGCCGCCAGCCGCTAGAGGACACGAACAGCGCGTCGGGCATGAGCAGCGAGCCCCACAGCGCGAGCGGCGCCAGGTGGTTCGGCTCGGCCAGGAGCAGCGTCATGACCGTGGCGTGGGTGACGACGGCCGTGAGCCCCGCTCCGTCGCCCTGCGCCGCCACCTCGACCATCGCCGCGGCGAAGCGCGCCCGCGCCTGCGACGCCGTCTCCTCGCCCAGCACGAGCTCGTCCGGGCGCGCGAAGAGGCGTCCGATCGTCTCGCGCCACTCGACGTCGCCGACGATCGGCAGCACGCCCCGCCTGTGCTCGTCGAGGCCGGGGTGAGCGCCGGGGCCCCGCAGGCCCCAGGCCTCGGCCAGCGCCGCGGCCGTCGCCACGGCCTTGGGCTCGGTGCTCGACAACAGGCGCGTCACGCGCCTGCCCGTGCCCTCGAGCAGCCTGTCCACCTCCGCCGCCAGCGCGTGGCACGCCGGCACGGCGCCGGGGTCGAGGAGCCAGTCGCGCGCCGGCACGCCGGCCCTCAGCACCGGCCGCGCGTGCCGGACCAGGACCACGTCGGCCGCGGCGAGTCGTTCGCGGTCCCCCGGTGACGGGGGCTCGCTCGCGCCGCGGCCTCCCGCGCTCACTCCGCGTCTTCCCAGGCTCGCGCGGCGGCGCCGGCGGCCGCGCCGGGCGCCACGTCGAGCCCCACGGACCGCGCCGCCGCCTCGAGCGCGCCGGCCAGCAGCATCAGGTCGTGGCGGTCGGCCCAGCCGAGCAGGGAGGGCCTGACGATCCTGTCGGCCAGGTCCCCCTGGCCGCCGCCGACGTGCACGCCGAGCTCGGCGAGGGCCGCGGCCAGGCGGCGGGCCCCGGCGGCGGCCGGGACCTCGAGCGCCGCGACGGCCGGGCTGGGGCGGCTGGCGAACGGCCTGAGCCCGCAGGCCGCGCCGGCCGCCAGCAGGGCGCGGTTCAGCCGCTCCTTCTCGCGCCACCGCGCCTCCAGACCCTGCTCGAGGATGAGGCCGAGGGCCACGTCGAGCCCCACGACCAGCGAGGTGGCCGGCGTGCTGCCGGCCCCGCCGGCGGCCTGCAGCTCGCGATCGCGCCTGAGGTCGAGGTAGCCGGTGGGCACGAGGCCCTCCGTGCTGGACCAGGCGCGCGTCGACAG
Proteins encoded in this window:
- a CDS encoding ABC transporter ATP-binding protein, producing the protein MSAADDPRVPTARSLLWPRRPSAYLGVLAAVASAVSRVAVVPLFVTPLFDRALADPSALPGMLLVAGAVVLGGSLALWAQDALLGRAAALSTADARRAVYSDLLHRPPGTLPGSSGALASRVITDLKEVENYVRYGLGSLVAESVTLGLILGALVRADVRAAGLLAALGLPAALALRGLGAALQRAAAGSMEGTEALGRHIQEGVRHHETVAAFGARRFMLRRFDAVNRSTAAAGARRSLLAGLQVPVTQVLLYGALGAVVVVLAGGVRRGELTVGEMVSFLTLVALAAGPAQLLPAAYALYRQAAAAARRVEALARERQPAEGAPSDATRPSGADAGRAAEPAGPTAPGPEVGSAADASGPARPVPTPAPGAAGHALSLRGLATGFDAERPVLTGLDLDLPPRGLFAVTGPSGVGKTTLLRTLLGLLPPVAGRVVWGDRELRDVPDEELRRLVAYVPQGHELVSGTVREALALGREVADDDLWAALEAAGVARTVADLPGGLDAELGEDGSGLSGGQRQRLAIARALVGRPAALLLDEPTSNLDEAAEAGVVELLARLGRERLVLAVSHRPALAAAADAVIELGPADGAGRTLAARGAASERA
- a CDS encoding class I SAM-dependent methyltransferase; translation: MIYDDAPDLYDAHYLAYRDDIPFYTRLAADTGGPVLELGAGTGRVTEALARAGHEVVGVDAAPAMLARARRRLEVAGLLCRVSLVEADMRDLSLGRRFPLVIAPFNALMHAYTLDDQDRTMAGVVDHLEDDGLFAFDLYAPRHGPRRVVRVEPEVGADAAGPGERHDVFLVQEVDELAQLATTTYYHDTVGAGGVLTRRVTALRQRYYTRFEVERLCRAFGLRLEVYGGFDRSRLTADSPVMACLARRGPAAASR
- a CDS encoding histidine phosphatase family protein encodes the protein MSAGGRGASEPPSPGDRERLAAADVVLVRHARPVLRAGVPARDWLLDPGAVPACHALAAEVDRLLEGTGRRVTRLLSSTEPKAVATAAALAEAWGLRGPGAHPGLDEHRRGVLPIVGDVEWRETIGRLFARPDELVLGEETASQARARFAAAMVEVAAQGDGAGLTAVVTHATVMTLLLAEPNHLAPLALWGSLLMPDALFVSSSGWRLLGRAWPDRP